The Thermosynechococcus sp. HN-54 DNA segment TCGCTCATCAATTGATTTCACAGAATTTAAGAAACTTAAAATTGATCCAATAAAAGCAACCTTCGATATCGCTGTTTATCATCTCAGTGATAAGGAATTTATTAAAAGACAAATCATCAGACAAATTGACAAATCTAATAATAATCACATTGGCTATTTTCATCAAAACATTTTTCAATGCTTTCAAGATTGGGAAGTTCCTGAATCAGGTTATGACATAGTCAATTTTAAGAAATCTTACTATGCGGAAATCAAAAACAAATTTAACACAATGAATAGCAATGCAAAAGAAAATAATTTCCGTAAAATGAAACAAACTATAAATAGTGAATTAAAAGCAACTTGTTTCTTTATTGAAGTGATTTCAAAAGAATCTAAAAACATTCCTTGGTCTGTTAAAATAGATGATAAAGTAGTCAGGGATGAAAGAATAAGAATAATTTCAATTGATAAGTTTTATAAGATCGCCACAGCTGACAAGGATGCATTCGCGAATTGGTGCAAACACCTACCACAAATCATTCAAGATGTCCTTCAATCTGAAGGAGTTGAAATTGGTTTCTCATCTAAAAATGAAAATATCAGGGAAAGTTTAAGAAAAGTTCATCCAAATCTCTTGGTGGCTCTCTATTATTTGGCATTTTCCAACTATGAAGGATTTAAGGATTTTACACAAGACCAATGATGTTCTATCGGCTGAGCTGATCACTGATATTCTCAGTGTGACAAAAGCCACCGTACAAAAGTGGGAGTGCCAAGGTCTCTTGACCTGTCGTGAAGAGGATGAACGGGGCAAACGCTACTATCCTGTAGCCCAACTGCTTCAGTTTCCAAAATTTCGGGAACTCATTTTTAGTCCTTGGGAGCAGGAGCAATTCATCCAACCCTTGCGGCCTTACCAAACCCTTGAATTGTTTGCCGGGGCAGGGGGATTGGCCTTGGGACTAGAGCAGGCGGGGTTGCACGTTGTCTCCCTGAATGAAATTGATAAAGATGCCTGTGGAACGTTGCGGCAAAATCGCCCGCAGTGGCAAGTGATTGAGGCAGATATTCGCACCTTCAACTGGGAACGTCTGATCGAAACAGAAATTGATCTGTTGACCGGTGGGTTTCCCTGTCAAGCCTTTTCCTACGCGCGGGAAAAGCTCGGCTTCGCCGATATCCGTGGCACTCTATTTTTTGAATTTGCGCGGGCCATCAAAGAAGTAAGACCGAAAGTGTTTTTAGGCGAAAATGTGCGGGCTCTGCTCAGCCACGATCGCGGGCGTACCCTTAGAACGATTGAAGCCGTGCTTTCCGAAATTGGCTATACGCTGATGCCACCACAGGTTCTCAATGCTTTGTTTTATCGCGTGCCCCAAAAACGCCAACGGTTATTCTTTGTGGGCATTCGCAATGACTTGTTGCCCTATGCTCAATTTAATTTGCTTTGCCGAGTCCTTGTCCGCAAATTATGACGTTGGCGGATGCCCTCAAGGCAGGGGTTCTCTATAAGAACGATGTGCCTCCCTCTGCGGCTCAGCGTTACCCTGAACAAAAGGCAGCGATTTTACAACAGGTTTCCGAAGGGGGATGTTGGCGCCACTTGGCTCCGGATCTTCAGCAGGCCTATCTGATGGGGAGTTTTCGCCTTGATGGTGGCAAAACTGGGATGGCACGGCGGTTGGCATGGGATGAACCTGCGTTGACATTGACTTGCTCTCCTGCCCAAAAGCAAACGGAACGCTGCCACCCCACCGAAACGCGGCCGTTGACGGTGCGGGAATATGTGCGTATCCAAACGTTCCCAGATGATTGGCAATTTTGTGGTTCCCTCTCCAGTCAAGATCGCCAGATTGGCAATGCGGTACCCGTGAATTTGGCGGCAGCGGTGGGGCGATCGCTCGTGAATCTATTGAATGCCCTTGAAACCAAATCACCTCAGCCCACTATTTGCTTGTTGGCAGCAAAACAACTAGAGTTTTCCTTTGTTTGAAGAGCGGTATCATCCAGACTTGCCCTCGGTGCAACGGCCAATTATCTTAGGGGTGACGAGTTTGCAAAGGTCTCAATGAAAGCCCAAGTGTTCCGAGGGGTGAACCAACTTAGCTACGAGGACATTCCCATCCCTGAGATTGCGGCGGATGAAGTCCTTGTGCGCGTCAAGGTCGTTGGGTTGTGTCAATCAGACATCAAAAAAATTCGCTATCCCCTCTATGAGCCGCCCCGTATCTTTGGCCACGAGACAGCGGGTGAAATTGCGGCGGTGGGCGAGGCCGTGACGGGTTGGCAGGTGGGTCAGCGGGTGGTGGTCATGCACCATATTCCCTGTATGCACTGCGCCTATTGCTTAAACGAAAACTATTCGATGTGCCATGTTTATAAAACTGTTACAACCACGGCGGGCTTCATTCCCAGTGGTGGTGGCTTCGCCGAGTATGTGAAGGTGCCGGGGCATATTGTGCAGCATGGGGGCTTAATCCCCATTCCCGATGACATTAGTGATGAAGAAGCAAGCTTTGTTGAACCCACCAACTGTTGTCTAAAGGCGGTGAAGAAAGCGGGCGTTGCTCCCGGCCAAACGGTGCTGATTACGGGAGCCGGTCCCATTGGCCTAATGTTTATTATGTTGGTGAATCTCTTTGGGGCACGGGCGATCGCCACCGATTTACTCCCTTCGCGGATTGCCAAAGCCAAGGAAGTGGGTGCTGCGGCTGCCTTTGATGCCCGCGATCCCGATCTCAGTGCCAAGGTGCACGCCCTCACCCATGGCTTGGGAGTGGATGTTAGCCTCCTTGCTGTTCCCAGTGAAAAAGCCTTTTTCCAAGCCCTAGAGTGTACGCGCAAGGGGGGCAAAATTCTCTTCTTTGCAGAGTTTCCCGATGAAGTGGAGATTCCCCTCAATCCCAACATTCTCTACCGCCGTGAGATTGACCTCATGGGGAGCTACAGCTCCTCCTATCGCTTGCAGTCCCTTGCCTGCGACATTATCTTTAACCGCCGCATTGATGTCAAAGCCCTCGTGAGCGATCGCTACCCCTTGGCCAAACTTGCTGAGGCAGTGGAACAGGCTGTGCATCCCACCCCTGAGACTTACAAAATTCTCATTTACCCGGAGGCCTAATGCACGCCCTGTCAATTCCCACATGGATCGTGCACATTTCCAGTGTCCTTGAGTGGATGGCCGCCATTTGGTTTGTGGCGCAATTGGATCGTCGCTTGCCGGGGCGGGGGTGGCGGTGGCTGGCTTGGGCAATGCTGCCGGCATTGGTGAGTGCCATGTGTGCCTGTACGTGGCATTACTTTGACAATGCAGTAACGCTTGCTTGGTTGGTAGATCTGCAAGCCCTTTTTACCTTCATTGGCAACTGTACCCTCTGTGGGGCAGCGGCATGGCTGTGGTGGCGATCGCGAGCCGTTTCCCCCCTCTAGGAAACTTTTACAAAATGGATTGAAATTGGCGGTGTTCAGGGACTTCCAGTATGCTGTAATCAGATTCCCCTATTGAATGGGGTGTGATAAAAACAACAGCTCCATTTTGATCTTTGACGTAGAACAAGGAGGAACGCTTGCCCGTCAGTCTAGCCCTGAATGCCTAAACACCTGTGGAGGCTGCGATGGAAAGTAGTGCCGAACTGACCGCCTTGTTCGTCATGACCGTTGTCCTTGGCATTGGTGCCCAAGTAACTGCCCATTGGTTACACCTGCCGAGTATTGTCCTGTTGTTGCTGGCGGGTATTCTTTCAGGACCGAGCGGGTTGGGGCTAGTCCATCCAGAAGTGCTAGGGGAAGGCCTAGAAGTTTTAGTCCCCCTCTGTGTGGCACTGATTCTCTTTGAGGGGGGCTTGAGCTTAGATCTCAGCCGTGCCGACCAAGATATTACGGGCAGTCTCTGGAAACTGGTGACCGTTGGCGGGTTGGTGACATTTGTGGCGGGGGCAATGGCCGCCCATTGGATCGGCGAGTTTCCTTGGCAGCTGGCGTTTCTCTATGCGTCCTTGGTCGTGGTAACAGGGCCTACAGTTGTGGGGCCGCTGCTGCGTCAAGTGGGTGTAGAGCACAAATTGGCAGTTATTCTCGAAGGGGAAGGCGTCCTCATTGACCCGATTGGTGCCATCTTGGCGGTGATGGTGCTCAACGTGGTTCTCAATCAAGACTTGGGCATGGGAGCGATCGCCCTCGGCATTGTTCAGCGCTTGGCGGTGGGTGCCTTGATCGGCGGTATGGGGGGATGGTGTCTCAGCCGCTTCCTGCGCCGCGCTTGGTTTCTAGGGGATGATCTACGCAACTTGCTGGTGCTGGCCGTCCTCTGGGGCTTGTTTTGGCTGTCGGATCAACTGGTCAGCGAGTCAGGTCTGATGATGGCCGTGGTGCTTGGCTTGGTACTGCGCTGGTGTGAAGTTCCGGGAGAACGACTGCTGCGCCGCTTTAAGGGACAACTGAGCACCCTCTCAATTTCAGTGTTGTTTGTGCTTCTTGCTGCCGATCTCTCGATCGCGGGCCTGTTGGAGCTAGGCTTGTCGGGGGTACTCACTGTTCTGTGTTTGATGTTTGTCATCCGTCCCTTGGGGGTTGTTCTGTGCACATGGGGCAGTGATCTCAGTTGGCAACAAAAAGCTTTCCTCAGTTGGATTGCGCCGCGGGGAATTGTGGCTGCCTCGGTGGCCTCCCTTTTTGCCATTACCCTGACCAATGCTGGAATTAGTGGGGGCGATGCGATTAAGGGGCAAGTCTTTCTAACGATCCTGATGACGGTGTTTGGCCAAGGGTTAACGGCGCGGTGGGTGGCCACCCAACTCAATGTTCGTGCTCAGGGGGCATCGGGGGTGATGATTGCTGGCTGTACCCCCCTCGGCCGGCTACTGGCGCGGATTTTGCGCGATCGCGGTGAAGAAGTAGTGATGATTGACACGGATCCAGAGGCGGTAGAGCAGGCTCGCCGCGAACATTTGCCGGTCTATCTCAGCAGTGCCCTTGATTTGAATATCTTGCAGGAGGCGGGCATTACCCAGTTGGGCACTTATTTAACGGTTACCAGTAATACCGAGGTCAATGCGGTGCTGGCTCAGCGCGTTCTTGAGGAATTTCATCCACCGCGGGTCTTGGCTGCCCTTGAGTTAGAGGATTGTCCCTTGGGGTTGAGTCCGGCCTTTACGAC contains these protein-coding regions:
- a CDS encoding DUF2499 domain-containing protein; its protein translation is MHALSIPTWIVHISSVLEWMAAIWFVAQLDRRLPGRGWRWLAWAMLPALVSAMCACTWHYFDNAVTLAWLVDLQALFTFIGNCTLCGAAAWLWWRSRAVSPL
- a CDS encoding DNA cytosine methyltransferase yields the protein MTLADALKAGVLYKNDVPPSAAQRYPEQKAAILQQVSEGGCWRHLAPDLQQAYLMGSFRLDGGKTGMARRLAWDEPALTLTCSPAQKQTERCHPTETRPLTVREYVRIQTFPDDWQFCGSLSSQDRQIGNAVPVNLAAAVGRSLVNLLNALETKSPQPTICLLAAKQLEFSFV
- a CDS encoding sodium:proton antiporter codes for the protein MESSAELTALFVMTVVLGIGAQVTAHWLHLPSIVLLLLAGILSGPSGLGLVHPEVLGEGLEVLVPLCVALILFEGGLSLDLSRADQDITGSLWKLVTVGGLVTFVAGAMAAHWIGEFPWQLAFLYASLVVVTGPTVVGPLLRQVGVEHKLAVILEGEGVLIDPIGAILAVMVLNVVLNQDLGMGAIALGIVQRLAVGALIGGMGGWCLSRFLRRAWFLGDDLRNLLVLAVLWGLFWLSDQLVSESGLMMAVVLGLVLRWCEVPGERLLRRFKGQLSTLSISVLFVLLAADLSIAGLLELGLSGVLTVLCLMFVIRPLGVVLCTWGSDLSWQQKAFLSWIAPRGIVAASVASLFAITLTNAGISGGDAIKGQVFLTILMTVFGQGLTARWVATQLNVRAQGASGVMIAGCTPLGRLLARILRDRGEEVVMIDTDPEAVEQARREHLPVYLSSALDLNILQEAGITQLGTYLTVTSNTEVNAVLAQRVLEEFHPPRVLAALELEDCPLGLSPAFTTQLSIKKWNQYINSDAVRLGELVIEEERSHLQRQHLEALVRSGKVLPLLVERPEGLRVVRANEEWQVGDRLIYLLHSPRPHTLPAALISGWQMNTQVESVLVPTEAPTPKGT
- a CDS encoding Eco47II family restriction endonuclease: MDPIKATFDIAVYHLSDKEFIKRQIIRQIDKSNNNHIGYFHQNIFQCFQDWEVPESGYDIVNFKKSYYAEIKNKFNTMNSNAKENNFRKMKQTINSELKATCFFIEVISKESKNIPWSVKIDDKVVRDERIRIISIDKFYKIATADKDAFANWCKHLPQIIQDVLQSEGVEIGFSSKNENIRESLRKVHPNLLVALYYLAFSNYEGFKDFTQDQ
- a CDS encoding DNA cytosine methyltransferase produces the protein MTKATVQKWECQGLLTCREEDERGKRYYPVAQLLQFPKFRELIFSPWEQEQFIQPLRPYQTLELFAGAGGLALGLEQAGLHVVSLNEIDKDACGTLRQNRPQWQVIEADIRTFNWERLIETEIDLLTGGFPCQAFSYAREKLGFADIRGTLFFEFARAIKEVRPKVFLGENVRALLSHDRGRTLRTIEAVLSEIGYTLMPPQVLNALFYRVPQKRQRLFFVGIRNDLLPYAQFNLLCRVLVRKL
- a CDS encoding zinc-dependent dehydrogenase; translation: MKAQVFRGVNQLSYEDIPIPEIAADEVLVRVKVVGLCQSDIKKIRYPLYEPPRIFGHETAGEIAAVGEAVTGWQVGQRVVVMHHIPCMHCAYCLNENYSMCHVYKTVTTTAGFIPSGGGFAEYVKVPGHIVQHGGLIPIPDDISDEEASFVEPTNCCLKAVKKAGVAPGQTVLITGAGPIGLMFIMLVNLFGARAIATDLLPSRIAKAKEVGAAAAFDARDPDLSAKVHALTHGLGVDVSLLAVPSEKAFFQALECTRKGGKILFFAEFPDEVEIPLNPNILYRREIDLMGSYSSSYRLQSLACDIIFNRRIDVKALVSDRYPLAKLAEAVEQAVHPTPETYKILIYPEA